The sequence atatatatatatatatatatgtctgtgtgtgtgtatatatatatatatctgtgtgtgtgtgtgtgtgtgtgtgaataatcatatatatatatatatatatatatatatatatatatatatatatatatatatatatatatatatgtatatatacatacaagcacatacatgtgtgtttgtgtatgtgtattttgtgcgaATTTACATGTTTTCATATATGTGATCGTCCTTTATTTCCTCTACCTTTATTTTGGTTGCAAAACTATTTAACTGAAGACCTTTTAAGAAGTTTTCGAATCTCACTTTTTGACTGTTATAATGTGAAACCTGTTATACCCAAACATATCGAAGAGTATAAAACATAGGTATCATAAAGTGTAAGggtataataaacaaataagtgtCACATTTTAATAGAAATGATGGTGTTTACGCAATCAATGTTATCGAAAAAAACAAGTTAAACAATGGTGATAAGACAACTCTCAGCTGCATGTGACCATCTGTCTGACGACACCTACAGGAGTTtctattatttcataaaaaaggaagaatattCACTCTGTTGCAGCTCAGCGGCCGAAGGCGTTGAAGGCCACAGCGGGTTCATTATAGTTGTATCCGGTGTTGCAGTTAGGCTGGGTGGTTCTGGTAACCGTAGCGGTGTTGTACTGCTGGTTGAATATGGTGGAAGTCACGTAGTTTGTGTTGTAGACAGTTCTTGTGACGTACTGGGTGCGGACCTGACCGGGAAGTTGTTGGGTGTTGACAACAGTGCGGGTGACGGTGACGTACTGTGTTTGACCTGGCACGTTAACGATTGTAGGGACAGTCTGCTGAGAAAAAATGGTCGTGGGCACCACCTGGGTAGACACCTGGGTCCTCACCACCTGTTGGGGCACCGTGATGGTTCTTGTGTTGAACTGTGGCACTTGTTGTACGCGCACGACGGTGGTGACGCGTTGTTCcgtctgtgtgcgtgttatgAACTGAGTCTGGGTGTTGGTGAGGACAACCTGTgagaagatggtggtggtgacagGAACCACCTGTGTGGAGGTGATGACTTGAGTCCTGCCGGGCTGTGAGATGGTCTGGGTAACGACGTTCGTCCTGTCTAACGTCTGCGTGAGGTATACATCTTGGCCTGGCTGGACAACAGTGGAATATATGGTGCTGTACTGGGTACTAGCGATAGTGCGGGTTTGACCAGGCACTTGACGCGTCCTTGTGATGGTTTGAGTCCGGAAGATGGTACTGATGACCTGTTGGGGGACCACCTGCGTAGAGACGACATTCCTAATGACGGTCGAAGGCACCTGTTGGAAGCGGGTCTCGTATTGCGTCTGGTACTGTACATCAGTCCTCACATCTTGCCTAGTTTCTGTCACATAACGTACTTGAGGAGGAAGAGTGACCACCTGTGTACGGACGTTCTGTTGGGTGCGGGTGACCGTCACCGTCTGGTACTGTACCTGTGGCACTACCACGGTACTCACGACCTCGGAATTGAATGTACTGTACACTTGTTGTGTGCGAACGTCAGTCTGAGTGACGTACTGGATGTCATTGTTGTATATGGTGGAAGGGACGACCAAAGTGGAGTACTGCACTTGCGTCCTGTACACTGTGGAGGGTTGGCAGAAGTCATTCTGCGGTGGCAAATAACCCGAGGGATCCAGACCTATTCCATTATCGAAGATCCCTCGACGCGGTCTGTCGATGGCAGTTCCGAGGGCGCTTCCCACCAGCAGGCACAACACCAGCACCAACATTCTGCAATTATTATAGGCCTGTACTTAATAGTCTTCAGCACCCACTTACCACGCAATATATGCAAATAGAGAAATCTATCATACTTACTTTGATGTGATGcattatatcttaataaaaacCTTGAAGGTTCCTATAAAACAATGCATGTCAACATggcaattttaataaaaaagaaattacattGTGTCAACAGTAATTCAGTTACATGCTGGTATGTTTGAGATAAAGCTAAATCATTGTAGTTGTCTCTATACTCATGATTTTGTTACGTTAAAGATATTCAAAATGTTTCCTGaagtttcctttatttattttccaaagtTGAAAGGTGTTGCTGGCGCATTGTAATTATATCCAGTCTGTCCGCATGTTCCTGTTACTGTTCGAGTGACTGTTATCTGCTGAGGCTGGTTAACTGTCTGATAGACGACCTGCTGCTGTTGCTGGGTCTGCACGACCTGACTGGTGACCACGCGGTCCTGACCGGGCACCTGGACCACAGAGGTCCGCACTTCCTGTCGGGTTTGTACCACGGGGGCTCCAGTGATATACTGGGTGCTGACCACGGTCTGCACCTGTGTGAAGGGCTGAACCCGGGTCTCGTAACGGGTGGTGTAGATGGTAGTGGGAACCACTTGGGTCCTTACCACCTCCTGGGGCACCACCTGGGTTTGGACGCGAGTCTGGGTAACCACATTGGTCCTCGTCACCACCTGTTCGCGAGTGGCGACGGCATTCTCGTAACGCGTGTTGACAGATGTGAAAGGAATGACCTGTTGTCTCTGGACAACGCTGGTCCTTACGACGTCCTGTCCGCGGATGACTGATGTCTGCACCACCTGTTGCACACGTGTCGAAGTCACGTAGCGAGTGTTGCCTGGCTGTTGGCGGGTGACAACAGAGGTCTGAACGACTGTCTGAACGCGTGTCTGTACAACATCGCGACCAGGGATTGTAATGACTTGTGTCTGCTGCTGTACCTGGGTCTGGTAGTTTGTGACAGGCTGATTAATGGTTTGTATTTGAGTACGAGTCACTTCGACAGGGACGACctgagtctgtgtttgtgtctgggtgATATAGCTGACTTGCGGTACAACCCGGGTGGAAGTAACATATTGCGTTTGGACAATGGGAGGACTCGGGATAGTCTGGGCCACGACCCTGTCAACAACACGAACGCTCGTTTGTTGTACGACACTTGTTTGGTACTGAACCTGTGTCTGCACACGGGTACGGAAGAGAGTAGTTGGCACGACTTGTTGTCTGACAAGAGTAGTCGTGATATACTGAGTATTGACCTGATTTACAGTCTGCACGTAAAGTGATGTCTGGACACGTGTGTCATACACGACGGAAGTGACTGTTAGACAGGGCGTGTTGGGTCGAGGAGGCAGGTAATCGTATCCCTGGGGTTCGGCCGAGGCCAGAGCCAGCAGCAGCAGCGTCGCCGTCAAGCGCCACATCCTGCAAAGAGAAATTCCACAGATTAGAGCAGCGGTGATTGGAACCCCCGCGTCTCGCCAACTCATTTGGGAATAAAGTCCAATCACGCGCCCCTCTATCTGTGCAACTTCTCCATGCGGTGTGGGCTGACCCGAGAGGACTTTATCGCCCAGATGAGCCGCGAGACTTAACTGGTGAGGTTTACAAAAATCTTACTTACTAAATGCACTTGTGGTCTGACATCACTTACCCTTTTGAATAAACGCTTctcaatatataaaaagaaagcagGGTAAAGCCTACTCATTGAATCTTCCCGTTTATAGCAGTTGAGCATCACTAAATCGTACGTGACAACGACCGATTTACTGTTATTTACAAAAATTACTGGCATATATACAAGAACAACAATACATTTACTCAGAGGATGACTGTAGGTCTTATTCCTTGCAAACGTGTCTGACGCAGCGAATTAAGCGATATTCTATGCATGATACTTACCAGTTACTGCCAACTATAATTCGTTTTACGCCTTTCACGTCCACACTTCCCTCAGTGATTCACGCAAGTCACTAGATGCTTCTCGGTGACGCAATGAACTGCCGGTCTCACGAGAGAAGCACAATGATTCAAGCAGGTGATTCCGAGAATAAGCGTCACGAACAACAGCTGAGAAAACGCATCTCCACTCTCCATTGTTGCTCGTTCACGTTTCCTGTCTGTGTTCGCGTGGGAAAACGAATAAACTGCTTTCTTATATTTCCATTCCACCGGCataagaagataaaagataaaatggaaaaagaaaaaacaccgaagaacagaaagaaaacaaacgaactgCGGTTGTGTTTGGTTGGCCGCGTCACTTTTACTTCCCACGCGCGCTGTTACGTCGTGCGGATGATCGTGCGGAAGGAAACTGGAGACTTGGTCATTGGCGGAGTTTAATTGTGGCAATTAAGGCGATTCTAGAAAGTTCTGCCGGAAATGTCTCCCTTTCTTTGACaagctcgtttgtttgttttgttttgtttctttaataGTTTGAGTGCTGTTAAAAGAAAGggatcgtatgtatatatatatatatatatatatatatatatatatatatatatatatatatatatatatacacatatatatgtatccgatCCTGTACTATCGAAAGAATGAACTGACCCctgaattgaaaataaatattgtcattataaaagTGGGTAAATTACCTACTTATTACATCATGTTTCAcgcaattaaatttaaaaaaatgtcatttgtATATTTACACTGATTTTGTCATACAAAACACAGGAAGTAGACCAAACCTAAAAGCAAAAGCAAACTAAATGCATTCAACTTGTCTCGGAACGCTCCAACGGTTAAAAAAGTGAATGTTGACTTGAGCGTCATATTTGGAGAGCCTTTATGAATTACCATGCCCACTACTGCATATTTCCGCACTGAGTAAAtgacagatgtatagataggtagatagacaagactgataaataggtatatacaaAGGAGATACaaggagatatagagatagagagatagagagatagagagagagtagagagatgagaagagagatagagagatagatagataaagagagttagagagttagatagatagatagatagatagagaagagagagagaggaggagagaagagagtgaaaaagagagagagaagagtgagagaaagtgagaagagagagagagagagagagagagagagaagaaagagataaagtaagaaaaatagagaaacagtTAAATAGACAAGTAAATGGATGAATAGACGCATGAAAAAAAACAGGCATAATTTGCGAGGAGAGAAATTGCCCAACAAGGAACTGAAGCAACACTGTTTGAGCATGAAAGTAAAATCTGTCACGGCGAGACTTTAACGTGAAACGTCAGGTATCCCCCTATCACAAAAGGGGCGTCAAAACAAAG comes from Penaeus monodon isolate SGIC_2016 chromosome 5, NSTDA_Pmon_1, whole genome shotgun sequence and encodes:
- the LOC119573016 gene encoding uncharacterized protein LOC119573016, which gives rise to MLVLVLCLLVGSALGTAIDRPRRGIFDNGIGLDPSGYLPPQNDFCQPSTVYRTQVQYSTLVVPSTIYNNDIQYVTQTDVRTQQVYSTFNSEVVSTVVVPQVQYQTVTVTRTQQNVRTQVVTLPPQVRYVTETRQDVRTDVQYQTQYETRFQQVPSTVIRNVVSTQVVPQQVISTIFRTQTITRTRQVPGQTRTIASTQYSTIYSTVVQPGQDVYLTQTLDRTNVVTQTISQPGRTQVITSTQVVPVTTTIFSQVVLTNTQTQFITRTQTEQRVTTVVRVQQVPQFNTRTITVPQQVVRTQVSTQVVPTTIFSQQTVPTIVNVPGQTQYVTVTRTVVNTQQLPGQVRTQYVTRTVYNTNYVTSTIFNQQYNTATVTRTTQPNCNTGYNYNEPAVAFNAFGR
- the LOC119573019 gene encoding uncharacterized protein LOC119573019, with the protein product MWRLTATLLLLALASAEPQGYDYLPPRPNTPCLTVTSVVYDTRVQTSLYVQTVNQVNTQYITTTLVRQQVVPTTLFRTRVQTQVQYQTSVVQQTSVRVVDRVVAQTIPSPPIVQTQYVTSTRVVPQVSYITQTQTQTQVVPVEVTRTQIQTINQPVTNYQTQVQQQTQVITIPGRDVVQTRVQTVVQTSVVTRQQPGNTRYVTSTRVQQVVQTSVIRGQDVVRTSVVQRQQVIPFTSVNTRYENAVATREQVVTRTNVVTQTRVQTQVVPQEVVRTQVVPTTIYTTRYETRVQPFTQVQTVVSTQYITGAPVVQTRQEVRTSVVQVPGQDRVVTSQVVQTQQQQQVVYQTVNQPQQITVTRTVTGTCGQTGYNYNAPATPFNFGK